A single region of the Nicotiana sylvestris chromosome 6, ASM39365v2, whole genome shotgun sequence genome encodes:
- the LOC138870699 gene encoding uncharacterized protein: protein MVFRNKLDEDGIVTRNKARMVVQGYNQEKGIDYDETFDAVARLEAIRLLIAFATHMKFTLHQMIVKSAFLNGYLKEEVFVKQPPGFESKECSEHVYKLDKVVILNLVGYVDADYGGFLGDRKSTPGMAHFLGSCLVSWATKKQNLVALSTVEAEYIAAASCCAQLLWIKHQLVDFGIKFGCIPIFCDNASAIKFCATDKQIADIFTKELSREYFERNSLELGTIKIT, encoded by the exons ATGGTCTTCAGAAATAAACTTGACGAAGATGGaatagttacaagaaacaaggcaagaatggtggtccaaggttacaacCAAGAGAagggcatagattatgatgagacttttgatgcagttgcaagactagaggcaataagactcctcatagcctttgcaacaCACATgaaattcactcttcatcagatgattGTGAAAAGTGCCTTCCTAAATGGATACcttaaagaagaagtgtttgtgaaacaacctccagggtttgagagcaaggaatgttctgagcatgtgtacaaattagacaag gtagtaattttgaatctagtaggatatgttgatgctgattatggAGGTTTCCTTGGGGATAGGAAAAGCACCCCAGGTATGGctcactttcttggttcatgtcttgtatcctgggccactaaaaagcaaaatttagtggccttatccactgttGAGGCTGAATATATTGCTGCTGCATCTTGTTGTGCTCAGTTGTTATGGATCAAACAtcagctggtagattttggcattaaatttggttgcattcctatattctgcGATAAcgctagtgctataa aattctgtgctactgataagcaaattgctgacatcttcactaaagaaCTGAGTAGAGAATACTTTGAGAGGAACAGCTTGGAATTAGGGACGAtaaagatcacctaa